One Paracidovorax avenae ATCC 19860 genomic region harbors:
- a CDS encoding helix-turn-helix domain-containing protein has product MAQGKRISVDISEDALQVIRALGAAAKQARLAAGDGQAAAAARLGVHVQTIGRIESGEPGVAIGHVMGLLALYGVAVAASTPSARP; this is encoded by the coding sequence ATGGCCCAAGGCAAACGCATCTCCGTTGACATCTCCGAGGACGCCCTGCAGGTGATCCGCGCCCTGGGCGCGGCGGCGAAGCAGGCGCGACTGGCGGCAGGCGACGGCCAGGCCGCGGCCGCGGCGCGGCTCGGAGTGCATGTGCAGACGATCGGCCGGATCGAATCGGGCGAGCCCGGTGTCGCCATCGGGCACGTCATGGGCCTGCTGGCGCTCTACGGCGTCGCCGTGGCCGCCAGCACCCCGTCCGCCAGGCCCTGA